The sequence CCTGCCCGACCTCGAGCGGGAGGAGTCCCTGGAGCTCACGGCCGTGCACTCCCTGGCCGGCGTCCTCGACCCCTCCGTGGGCATGCTCAGCCGCCCGCCGTTCGCCGCGCCCCACCACGACGCCAGCAAGGCGAGCCTGATCGGTGGTGGACAGGGCCAGGTGCGGCCCGGCGAGGTCAGTCGGGCCCATGCCGGCGTGCTCTTCCTCGACGAGTTCCCGCTGTTCCGCAGCGACATCATCGAAGCACTGCGCCAACCGCTGGAGAGCGGTGACATCACCGTGGCGCGTCGCGAGGAGTCGGTCACGCTCCCGGCGCGCGGCATGCTCGTGCTGGCCTGCAACCCCTGTCCGTGCGGGGAGTACAGCAACGACCCGGGAGCCGATCGGTGCCGTTGTCTGGAACGGCTCCGCCGGGAGTACCGCCGCAAGATGTCGGGCCCGATCGCCGACCGGATCGACATCACCCGCCACGTCCATCCGGCGCGCGCCTGCGAGATCGATCCGTTCGCGCCGCCCGAGGCCTCCGCGACCGTCCGCGCCCGCGTTGCGGCCGCTCGAGCGCGACAGCGGGACCGGTTCGCCGGGCGCAGCTGGCGGCTCAACGCCCATCTGCCGGGGCCGCAGCTCAAGCGCGAGTGGCCACCGACCCAGGAGGCGCAACGGTTGGTCGACGACGAGACCCACCAGGGTCGCCTCAGTGCCCGCGGAGCGGTCCGCGTGCTCCGGCTGGCGTGGACGATCGCCGACCTGCGGGCCGGCGTGACCGGGAGCGACCTCGTCCCCGGTGAGGACGAGGTGCGGACCGCCCTGCGGCTGAGGTCCGGCGACCCCGTGGACCTACGGGCGATGGCGCGCCCCTTGGAGGACGCGGGATGACGCCGGGTGACGGGACGGGGTCCGTCGCGCGGCGCGAGGATGCGGAGCGGCTGGCCCGCGTCACGATCAGTCTGGTGGCCGAGCCGGGGGACCCGGTCTTCGCAGGGCTCACCCACGAGCTCGGCGGTGCGGTGTTCCTGGCGGCCCTGCGGGAGGACGCCGACCGCCACGAGGAGCTCGCCGCGGCCTCCGCCCGACTGACCGAGGTCGACCCGGACCGGGCACTGGACCAGGCCGCACGACTCGGCGTCCGTTTCGTGATGCCGGGGGACGAGGAGTGGCCGGCGCCGCTCGAGGACCTGGCCGCGGCCGGAGCGGTGCAGGAACGCGGCGGCCCGCCGGTCGGGTTGTGGGTGCGGGGCCCGATGCGACTGGACCGACTGACGGCATCGGTCGCCGTGGTCGGCTCGCGGTCGGCCACGACGTACGGCGACCACGTGGCGGGCGAGATCAGCGCGCGGCTCGGGCAGGAGGGGGTGCCGGTGATCTCCGGCGCCGCGTTCGGCATCGACCGTGCCGCCCACCGCGGATCGGTCAGCGCCGGAGCGCCCACGGCGGCGGTCCTCGCCTGCGGCGCCGACCGCGTCTATCCCACCGCCCATCGTGACCTGCTGGACTACCTCGCCCGCGAGCACGCCGTCATCTCCGAGGCGCCGATCGGGGCGGCGCCGCACCGGGTCCGGTTCCTTGCGCGCAATCGCATCATCGCGGCGCTGAGCCGGGGGACCGTCGTGGTCGAGGCAGCCGCGCGCAGCGGCGCCCTCAACACCGCCAACTGGGCCCAGCGGTTGCACCGCCCCGTGATGGGCGTACCCGGCCCCGTCACCAGTGCCGCATCGGTGGGCGTGCACCACCAGGTCCGCACCGGCGCGGCGATGCTGGTTACCGGGGGAGAGGACGTGCTGGAGGTGATCGGTGCCGCGGGCGAGCACCTGATCGAGGAGCCGCGGGGCCCCGAGCACGCCCGTGACCTACTCCCGGTGCGGCAGCGGCAGGTCCTCGACGCCGTGCCCGTCGGTGGCACCGCCGGCACGGCCTCGATCGCCTCCGTCGCAGGTCTCGCGGTGG comes from Nocardioides panacisoli and encodes:
- the dprA gene encoding DNA-processing protein DprA is translated as MTPGDGTGSVARREDAERLARVTISLVAEPGDPVFAGLTHELGGAVFLAALREDADRHEELAAASARLTEVDPDRALDQAARLGVRFVMPGDEEWPAPLEDLAAAGAVQERGGPPVGLWVRGPMRLDRLTASVAVVGSRSATTYGDHVAGEISARLGQEGVPVISGAAFGIDRAAHRGSVSAGAPTAAVLACGADRVYPTAHRDLLDYLAREHAVISEAPIGAAPHRVRFLARNRIIAALSRGTVVVEAAARSGALNTANWAQRLHRPVMGVPGPVTSAASVGVHHQVRTGAAMLVTGGEDVLEVIGAAGEHLIEEPRGPEHARDLLPVRQRQVLDAVPVGGTAGTASIASVAGLAVVQVGRILQALQGHGLVDRSPTGWWLTDAGRA
- a CDS encoding YifB family Mg chelatase-like AAA ATPase, whose translation is MPVATTHTLALNGAVGHLIDVQADVSPGQVGTAVVGRADTGVREGVDRVRMAIHNSRLGWPATKRITVLLSPADVHKSGTHFDLGLAIAILAANGALPAEVGERVVFVGELTLAGGLRPATGVLPMVLAAADRGITTVFVPEPQVEEASLVPGVAVYGVRSLAQVVAQIRGEEIPEAPPVAAASGSSLVSWRGEERLEELDLADLHGLADTKYAVEVAAAGGHPILLSGPKGAGKTSIAERIPTLLPDLEREESLELTAVHSLAGVLDPSVGMLSRPPFAAPHHDASKASLIGGGQGQVRPGEVSRAHAGVLFLDEFPLFRSDIIEALRQPLESGDITVARREESVTLPARGMLVLACNPCPCGEYSNDPGADRCRCLERLRREYRRKMSGPIADRIDITRHVHPARACEIDPFAPPEASATVRARVAAARARQRDRFAGRSWRLNAHLPGPQLKREWPPTQEAQRLVDDETHQGRLSARGAVRVLRLAWTIADLRAGVTGSDLVPGEDEVRTALRLRSGDPVDLRAMARPLEDAG